In one Bactrocera tryoni isolate S06 chromosome 5, CSIRO_BtryS06_freeze2, whole genome shotgun sequence genomic region, the following are encoded:
- the LOC120777873 gene encoding ATP-binding cassette sub-family F member 3 yields MSQFTDILEREFPAIDNELKDYVEGVLCGSLEDFESCDDIYEAVGDILQSIDTGKSEENIRDLCDEFFNIIKKNTKNEVRKVLNAPVNIAAMAKEMENVDKNMQSIWLTTKDGGSKVNSKKLEKAEAKLQQKQEKRQDVVKSAVAAPVKLQTATASQVLSKKNTKMEQKGTNRSMDIKIENFDLAFGDKVLLQNANLLLSLGRRYGLVGRNGLGKTTLLRMISDRQLAIPSHISVLHVEQEVVGDDTKAVDSVLECDLERNRLLTREKEILATLNSGVQDTKLSTELNEVYAQLQNIEADKAVARASVILRGLGFDADMQQRPTKSFSGGWRMRLALARALFSKPDLLLLDEPTNMLDIKAIIWLENYLQSWPTTLLVVSHDRNFLETVPTDIIHLHSQALEAYKGNYEQFEKTKTEKLKAQRREYEAQMAHRAHVQEFIDRFRYNANRASSVQSKIKMLEKLPELKPVEKEVEVKLKFPEVEPLNPPVLALSEIEFRYKDTDPLPVFKNVNLSATSDSRICIVGENGAGKTTLLKIIVGQLTTIHGNIISHRGLRIGYFAQHHVDHLNMNTTCVGVLAELFPGRPDEEYRRQLGSFGISGQLALQSIASLSGGQKSRVALAKMCMADPNFLVLDEPTNHLDIETIDALGRAINAFKGGVILVSHDERLIKVVCKELWVCGNRTVRGMEGGLDEYKREVYKEIEAANS; encoded by the exons ATGAGCCAATTCACCGATATTTTGGAGCGTGAATTTCCAGCCATTGACAATGAGCTAAAGGATTACGTGGAGG GTGTGCTTTGTGGTAGTTTGGAAGATTTTGAGTCATGCGATGACATATACGAAGCTGTAGGAGATATCCTGCAAAGCATTGATACGGGGAAATCTGAGGAGAACATAAG AGACCTTTGTGATGAgttttttaacataattaaaaagaatacaaaaaatgaGGTACGTAAAGTATTAAATGCTCCCGTAAATATTGCCGCTATGGCCAAAGAGATGGAAAATGTTGATAAGAATATGCAAAGCATATGGCTTACTACGAAAGATGGTGGATCG AAAGTGAACAGCAAAAAGCTTGAGAAAGCCGAAGCAAAGCTACAGCAAAAGCAGGAAAAACGGCAGGATGTTGTGAAATCAGCTGTTGCTGCACCAGTCAAACTGCAAACTGCTACAGCATCACAAGTGCTGAGTAAGAAGAATACAAAAATGGAGCAAAAAGGCACAAATCGATCAATGGATATAAAAATAGAGAATTTCGATTTGGCATTTGGCGACAA GGTTTTGCTACAAAACGCCAATTTACTGCTCTCTTTGGGTCGTCGATATGGCCTTGTCGGACGTAATGGTTTGGGTAAAACGACACTTCTGCGCATGATTTCAGATCGGCAATTGGCGATACCTTCACACATCAGTGTTCTGCATGTAGAACAAGAAGTTGTTGGTGACGATACAAAAGCTGTTGATAGTGTCTTGGAATGTGACCTTGAACGTAATCGGTTGCTAACACGCGAAAAGGAAATACTTGCCACTTTAAACAGCGGAGTGCAGGATACGAAGTTAAGTACAGAGTTGAACGAAGTATACGCACAGTTGCAGAATATTGAAGCTGATAAAGCGGTGGCAAGAGCTTCTGTTATATTGCGTGGTCTTGGTTTCGACGCTGATATGCAGCAAAGACCAACTAAATCATTCTCCGGTGGTTGGCGTATGCGTTTGGCTTTAGCACGTGCACTTTTTTCCAAACCCGATCTACTACTGCTCGATGAACCGACTAACATGTTGGATATAAAAGCCATCATATGGCTTGAAAATTACCTTCAATCCTGGCCAACAACATTGTTAGTTGTTTCTCACGACCGTAACTTTTTGGAAACTGTTCCAACCGATATCATACATCTGCATTCCCAGGCGCTTGAGGCTTACAA AGGTAATTATGAGCAGTTTGAAAAGACAAAGACCGAGAAATTGAAGGCCCAACGACGCGAATACGAAGCACAAATGGCACACCGCGCGCATGTGCAAGAGTTTATCGATCGTTTCCGTTACAACGCAAATCGTGCATCTTCGGTACAATCGAAAatcaaaatgttggaaaagct ACCCGAATTGAAGCCTGTCGAAAAGGAAGTTGAGGTTAAACTGAAATTCCCCGAAGTTGAACCATTAAATCCCCCGGTGTTAGCTTTATCAGAAATCGAATTTAGATACAAGGACACAGATCCATTACCCGTTTTTAAAAATGTGAATCTATCAGCTACCTCAGATTCAAGAATATGTATT gtGGGAGAAAATGGCGCAGGTAAGACCACACTTCTTAAAATCATTGTTGGTCAATTGACTACAATACACGGCAACATTATCTCGCATCGTGGTCTGCGAATTGGCTATTTTGCGCAACATCATGTTGATCACCTGAACATGAATACTACTTGTGTGGGTGTATTGGCAGAACTCTTCCCAGGGCGGCCGGATGAGGAATATCGTCGGCAATTGGGCAGCTTTGGCATATCAGGACAATTAGCGCTGCAAAGCATTGCTAGTTTGTCGGGAGGACAGAAATCTCGTGTCGCTTTGGCGAAAATGTGCATGG CCGATCCTAACTTCTTAGTGCTTGATGAACCTACCAATCACCTGGATATTGAGACCATTGATGCCTTAGGTCGAGCTATTAATGCATTTAAG GGCGGTGTAATATTAGTATCTCACGACGAACGTCTGATAAAGGTGGTATGCAAAGAACTGTGGGTGTGCGGCAATCGTACAGTGCGCGGCATGGAAGGCGGACTAGATGAATACAAACGTGAAGTTTACAAAGAAATTGAAGCAGCaaatagttaa
- the LOC120777877 gene encoding apoptosis-inducing factor 3-like: MSEFTDLVSICNETDINNDEVKEYNFDENNKLLLIRQNDRIWAIGATCPHQGAPLVRGILGHGRIRCPRHGSCYNIRTGDIEDFPGLDSLPTYPVEIATNGVVQVRARIKDLNKIRRTKEMVEYIKSDERIFLLVGGGVSTATCAETLRQEGYTGRIIILCREDYLPYDRAPLSKAWQGDITELYFRDSDFYEGNNIEVILGVEAIKLDTAMRTVSCSNDQLITYDKLFIATGSKPTRLPVNGNDLRNVFYIHDYRDLQTIMHVLKSKTNLVCVGGGFINLEFVSSIVTKVKSIVLVSNEKYPLESTVGSDVGERLLQLYREKGVQMKMESRIKEILSEDGVRISEIRTSDGYKYPCDVLIIAVGVVANTAWLIDSSLPINADGTIDTDMHLMTLVPNIYVGGDIANAPLFSNANQRQNVKHLQVAQYHGYVAAINMAGTIKDLRAVPFFNIHLFGATFSHAGVGSISETSIYGDLKRLKYLAYLFDRDGNVTCVNTCGYDATVVNFCELLSQGKRLHRSDVVDKSNPHQWMEHLLDTRRTRCGC; the protein is encoded by the exons ATGTCTGAATTTACTGATTTAGTTTCAATTTGTAATGAAACGGATATTAATAATGACGAAGTCAAAGAGTATAATTTTGACGAAAACAACAAGCTGTTGTTAATACGTCAAAACGATCGAATCTGGGCCATCGGAGCAACGTGTCCACATCAAGGTGCGCCTTTGGTTAGAGGCATATTAGGACATGGACGCATTCGTTGCCCACGTCATGGTTCTTGTTACAATATTAGGACTGGCGATATAGAGGATTTTCCGGGTTTGGATTCATTACCAACGTATCCGGTTGAAATAGCTACAAACGGAGTGGTTCAAGTGCGTGCGAGAATCAAGGATCTTAATAAGATACGGCGCACAAAGGAAATGGTAGAATACATTAAGTCTGACGAACGTATATTTTTGTTAGTAGGCGGTGGAGTTTCAACGGCTACATGTGCTGAAACATTACGTCAAGAGGGCTACACAGGACGCATAATAATATTGTGTCGTGAGGACTATTTACCTTACGATCGTGCACCACTCTCAAAAGCATGGCAAGGAGATATAACGGAATTATATTTCCGCGATAGCGATTTTTATGAGGGCAATAATATTGAGGTAATATTGGGAGTGGAGGCAATTAAATTGGACACAGCCATGAGAACGGTTAGCTGTTCCAATGATCAACTAATTACGTACGATAAACTTTTCATTGCGACTGGTTCAAAGCCAACTAGATTGCCTGTCAACGGTAAtgatttaagaaatgtattttaCATACACGATTATAGAGATCTCCAAACAATAATGCATGTGTTAAAATCAAAAACGAATTTAGTATGTGTAGGAGGGGGTTTCATTAATTTGGAATTTGTTTCCTCTATAGTTACCAAAGTAAAATCG ATTGTGCTGGTTAGCAATGAGAAATATCCTCTAGAGAGCACTGTCGGCAGTGATGTCGGTGAGCGTTTATTGCAATTATACCGCGAAAAGGGTGTACAAATGAAAATGGAAAGtagaattaaagaaatattaagcGAGGATGGAGTTAGAATCTCTGAAATCAGAACAAGCGATGGTTATAAGTATCCGTGCGATGTATTAATCATTGCTGTGGGTGTAGTGGCTAATACTGCATGGCTAATCGACTCGAGCTTGCCCATAAATGCTGATGGCACAATTGATACGGACATGCATTTAATGACGCTGGTGCCCAACATCTATGTGGGCGGTGATATTGCCAATGCACCACTCTTCTCGAATGCCAATCAAAGACAAAATGTTAAACATTTACAAGTAGCACAATATCATGGTTATGTGGCTGCTATAAATATGGCTGGTACTATAAAAGACCTACGGGCAGTGCCTTTTTTCAACATACACCTCTTTGGTGCAACGTTTTCGCATGCTGGTGTTGGTAGTATAAGTGAAACTTCCATATACGGTGATTTAAAACGTTTAAAATATCTGGCATATTTGTTCGATCGCGATGGCAACGTCACATGTGTTAACACTTGCGGTTACGATGCTACGGTGGTTAACTTTTGTGAATTGCTGTCACAAGGTAAACGACTGCATCGTTCTGACGTAGTAGACAAGTCCAATCCGCATCAATGGATGGAACATTTGCTCGATACGCGACGTACACGTTGTGgctgttaa
- the LOC120778288 gene encoding superoxide dismutase [Cu-Zn] — protein sequence MPAKAVSVINGDVKGTVYFEQKDESSPVIVTGEVSGLSKGLHGFHVHEFGDNTNGCTSAGPHFNPAGKEHGAPTDENRHLGDLGNIEASGDGPTKVNISDKLITLFGANSIVGRTVVVHADPDDLGKGGHELSKSTGNAGARLGCGVIGITKN from the exons atgccTGCTAAAGCTGTAAGTGTAATCAACGGTGATGTGAAGGGTACCGTTTACTTCGAACAGAAG gaTGAGTCTTCACCCGTAATAGTCACTGGTGAAGTTTCTGGACTTTCTAAAGGTCTTCATGGCTTCCACGTACATGAATTTGGAGATAACACTAACGGTTGCACATCAGCTGGGCCACATTTTAATCCTGCTGGCAAGGAGCATGGTGCGCCAACCGACGAAAATCGTCATTTGGGTGATTTGGGCAATATTGAAGCCAGCGGCGATGGACCAACCAAG GTTAACATCAGCGATAAATTAATTACATTGTTCGGAGCAAATAGCATCGTCGGACGTACTGTTGTTGTGCATGCTGATCCCGATGATTTGGGCAAAGGTGGCCACGAATTGAGCAAGTCAACTGGCAACGCTGGTGCACGTCTTGGTTGTGGTGTGATTGGTATCACCAAGAACTAA